The DNA sequence ACGGGAAATTCGTTTTTTAAATAAGCATACCTATTTACATTAAGTTGTTGGATTTTTAAATCGACATACGTAATGGTATCTCCGGTAATAACTGGGTAAATTGGTTGATCATAAGACTGTGACACGAATTGATAATCATTTCCATACGTTTGATTTCCATCACTTATTAATATAGTTGGAGATATCGTATTCTTATAAATTTGAGCTAATTGAGTAAAAGTATTGTCAATATTGGTTTCAGATTCTGAAAACGTTATTGAATCTGAATTATTTAAGCTTTTGCCGAAAGTATAATAATCAATATTAAACTTATCAGCTAACTCTGAGTTATTTTTTAAGCTTTCGATTAATTCAAGAACCTCTTTATCATATTTTAAATGCTTGATGGAACTTGAATTATCTATAGCTATAACTAAATTAGGTTTTTCTTCAAAAACTATAAGTTGTTCAAACTTTGGATTTATAAGTAATAAGAATACAGAAAAAAACGTAACAAACCTTAAAAAAATAAAAACAGCACTAAGTTTATACCTGATTTTGGATTTAAATTTATACTGAAAAAGCGCTATAAATAGCGCTATTATTCCAGCAAGTATGATATAAATTAGAGTTTCGTAACTCATTAAAATTTAAACCGGTTTAGATAAAATGATATTATTGCTTTAACAATATTGAATAATTAAAGCATATATAAATTAGGTTAACATTCCGCCATCTACATTTAGAGTTTGTCCAGTAATGTAAGCACTCATATCACTAGCTAAAAACACACAAGCATTAGCAACATCTTCAGGAGAACCACCGCGTTTTAATGGAATACCTGCTCGCCATCCTTTTACAACGTCTTCATTTAATTTGGCTGTCATTTCAGTTTCAATAAACCCAGGTGCAATCACGTTGCTTCTAATATTTCTTGAGCCTAATTCTAATGCAACTGATTTTGAAAACCCAATAATACCTGCTTTGGAAGCTGCATAATTGGTTTGTCCCGCATTTCCTTTAACCCCAACAACTGAACTCATATTGATAATGGAGCCTTGGCGCTGTTTTAGCATGGTTTTCTGTACGGCTTTTGTCATATTAAAAACCGATTTTAAATTCACTTCAATAACGGAATCAAAATCTTCCTCAGTAATACGCATTAATAGATTATCCTTGGTTATTCCTGCATTATTTACAAGCACATCAATGCTACCAAATTCTGAAACTACATCCTCTGCTAATTTTTGAGCTTCATCAAAACTAGCTGCATTACTTTTATATCCTTTTGCTTTGATACCTAAAGCTGACAATTCTTTTTCTAACTCATTAGCTGCCTCAACAGAAGCACTATAAGTAAAGGCTACGTTGGCACCTTGTTCTGCAAACACCTGAGCAATCCCTCTTCCAATTCCTCGGCTTGCTCCTGTTATTATGGCAGTTTTTCCTTTTAGTAATTTCATTATATACGTCATTAATTATTATAAACCTTGTTAAAATCAAATATAACAAATACAAATGGCTTCAAATAAAAAAACCTCACTAATTTATGTGAGGTTTTGAATCTATTTAAACCTTTTGTTTATGCCAAAACTTCGGCTATTTTCTTTCCTATTTCAGCAGGAGAATCTACAACGTGTATACCACATTCTCTCATAATTGCTTTTTTTGCTTGAGCGGTATCATCACTACCACCTACAATAGCACCTGCATGTCCCATGGTTCGTCCTGCAGGAGCGGTTTCTCCAGCAATAAAACCTACAACGGGTTTTTTACTACCACTTGTTTTATACCAATGCGCAGCATCTGCTTCTAGTTGACCACCTATTTCACCAATCATCACTACAGCTTCTGTTTCTGGGTCATTAATTAATAACTCAACAGCTTCTTTTGTGGTTGTTCCAATAATAGGATCTCCTCCTATTCCAATTGCCGTAGTAATTCCCAAGCCTTGTTTTACGACTTGATCTGCAGCTTCATAGGTTAATGTTCCTGACTTAGAAACAATACCAACTTTTCCTTTTTTAAATACAAATCCTGGCATGATACCAACTTTGGCTTCCCCAGGCGTAATAACTCCTGGGCAGTTAGGACCAATGAGTCTACAATCTTTATTTTTTATATAAGTTGATGCTGTAATCATATCAGCTACAGGAATACCTTCTGTGATGGTAATAATAACTTTTATACCAGCATCAGCAGCTTCCATAATGGCATCTGCAGCAAATGCAGGTGGTACAAAAATAATAGTAGTATCTGCACCAGCTTCGTTAACAGCTTCTAGAACTGTATTAAAAACAGGTCTATCTAAATGGGTTTGACCTCCTTTTCCTGGAGTAACACCACCAACAACGTTGGTTCCGTACTCTATCATTTGGCTGGCGTGAAACGTACCTTCACTGCCTGTAAAACCTTGTACTATAATTTTTGAATCTTTGTTTACTAAAACACTCATAAGTGATTATTTTTATTTGAATAAAGCTGAGCAAAAATACTTTATTTGAAAATACTTTTGCAGTATTTTTAAGTTATTTTTTTGATTTTATAAATTCTAATATTTGAGGAATTTGTTTTATTGAAGCTAACTCTCTTAATTTTAGACGCACCTCCTCTGCTGGATATCCAAAATATGTTTTACCTCCTTGTAAAGATTTACTTATTCCAGATTGGGCTTGAACCACAGCTTTTCTGCCAATTGTAATACCACTCGTACAACCAACTTGCCCCCAAATAGTAACTTCATCTTCTATAATAACACAACCAGCAATACCAACTTGTGAAGCAATTAAGCATTTTTTACCAACAACTGTATCATGACCAATTTGAACTTGATTATCAATTTTAGTGCCTTCACAGATTCTGGTATCTCCTGTAACTCCTCTATCAATAGTACAAAGAGCACCTAAATCTACATTATCTTCTATAACTACTCGCCCACCTGATTTTAACTGATCAAAACCCTCAGGTCTGTTTTTATAATAAAAAGCACTCCCTCCTAAAATGGTTCCTGCATGTATCGTTACATTATTACCTATAATTGAATCATCATATATGCTTACATTTGAATGAATAACACAATTATTGCCAATAACAACATTATTACCAATAAAACAATTGGGTTGAATGACGGTGTTTTTTCCAATGGTTGCAGAATCAGAAACAGAAACATTTGAAGCTTTAAATGGCTTAAAATGATTCGTTAGTTTGTTAAAATCTCTAAAAGGATCATCACTTATAAGTAATGCCTTGCCTTCGGGGCATTCTACTTTTTTATTAATTAAAACAATGGTAGCAGCAGAATTTAGAGCTTTATCGTAATATTTTGGGTGATCAACAAAAACAATATCTCCTGATTCTACAACATGAATTTCATTCATACCTAAAACTGGAAAATTGTCATCACCAATAAATTGGCAATTAATCAACTTAGCAATTTGCAATAATGTATGAGGAGTTGGAAATTTCATCTCAATGGTTTAGTTAGTTTATGAAGTTAAAAGTTTTTTAGTTTTAAAGTTCCCTTTAAATTTTATCTGGACTTAAAACAAACTTTTATAAGTAATAACCTTTTATTCCTTTACACGCTCTTTGTACGTGCCCTTTTCTGTTTCAACTTTAATTTTATCTCCTTCGTTAATAAACAAAGGAACATTAACGGTAGCTCCAGTTTCAACCGTTGCGGGTTTGGTAGCATTAGTCGCTGTATTTCCTTTTACTCCTGGCTCAGTAGCTGTAACTTCTAAAATAACATTTGCAGGCATTTCAACAGAAAGTGGCATATTGTCTTCAGCATTAATTATTACTGTAACCACCTCACCTTCTTTCATTAACCCTGGATTGTCTAATGCAGCCTCCAATAATCTTATTTGCGTGTAATCTGCTTCATTCATAAAGTGATAGAACTCACCATCATTATATAAATATTGAAACTTATGAGTTTCTACGCGTACATCTTCCAATTTATGACCTGCAGAAAATGTATTGTCTATTATTTTACCATTGGTAACGCTTTTCATTTTTGTTCTAACAAAAGCAGGACCTTTTCCTGGTTTAACGTGTAAAAATTCTATTATTTTATAAATATCACTGTTATAACGAATGCATAATCCGTTTCTAATATCACTTGTAGTTGCCATATGATTAATTTGATTTAAAATATCCTTTCATAATGCCTCGATGAGAATTCTTAATAAACTGTAGAACTTCATCGCGCTCAGGTGTCGCTTGCATTTCAGCTTCAATAATTTCTGATGCTTGGGTGTTGTTATAATTCTTTTGATAAAGAATACGATAAATATCTTGTATTTCTCTTATTTTTTCTGTTGTATAGCCCCGTCTTCTTAATCCAACGGAATTTATCCCAACATACGATAAAGGTTCTCTTGCAGCTTTTACATAAGGAGGCACATCTTTTCTTACCAATGACCCACCCGTAACAAATGCATGATTGCCAACAGAAACAAATTGATGCACTGCTACCATACCTGCCAAAACAACGTAATCTCCAATGGTTATGTGTCCAGCAAGAGTACTGTTATTTGAAAAAATACAATTATTTCCAACAATACAATCGTGTGCAACGTGACAATAAGCCATAATTAGACAATTGTTTCCAATAACCGTTTTCATTCTATCTGAAGTCCCTCTATTGATGGTAACACATTCTCTTATTGTCACATTATTACCAATTTCAACAGTAGTTTCTTCATCATTATATTTCAAATCTTGAGGTACAGCAGAAATTACTGAGCCAGGAAAAATATTGCAATTTTTCCCAATTCGTGCACCTTCCATGATAGTTACATTACTACCTATCCAAGTTCCCTCGCCTATTACTACATTATTATGTATGGTTGTAAAGGGTTCGATAACAACATTTTTTGCGATTTTAGCTCCCGGATGAACGTAAGCAAGTGGTTGGTTCATAGTTTATTTTACTTTAGAAATTTGCGCCATAAGTTCTGCTTCTGCACAAAGCTTACCATTAGCATAAGCATAACCTTGCATGTGGCATATACCACGACGAATAGGTGTTATTAACGAACACTTGAATATTAACGTATCGCCAGGAACTACTTTTTGTTTAAACTTAACGTTATCCATTTTCATGAAAAATGTTAAATAATTTTCAGGATCTGGAACTGTATTCAAAACCAATATACCTCCCGTTTGCGCCATAGCTTCAACAATTAAAACACCAGGCATAACAGGAGCTCCAGGGAAATGACCTTTAAAGAACTCTTCATTCATGGTTACATTTTTTTGAGCAATGACATAATTATCTGTTAGCTCAAAAACCTTATCGATAAGTAAGAAAGGTTGACGATGTGGTAGCATGGCCATAATTTGATTAACATCCATTAAAGGTGTTTGACTCAAATCTATATTAGGAACATTGTTACGTCTTTCATTTTTAATGAGTTTAGACATTTTTTTTGCGAATTGTGTATTCACAAAATGGCCTGGTTTATTTGCAATGACCTTACCTTTTATTTTTATTCCAATAAGAGCTAAATCACCAAGAACATCAAGTAATTTATGTCTAGCTGCTTCATTAGGGTGGTGTAAGGTTAGGTTGTCTAAAATACCATTTGGTTTTATGGCAATAGTGTCTTTTTTAAACGCAACTTTTAGTTTTTCTGTAGTTTCAGGAGATAATGCTTTGTCTACATAAACAATGGCATTATTCAAATCCCCTCCTTTAATCAAGCCATGTTCTAAAAGCATTTCTATTTCATGTAAAAAGCTAAAAGTCCTTGCATTTGCAATATCTGTTTTAAAATCAGAAATTTGACTTAAAGTAGCATTTTGGGTTCCTAATACTTTAGTGCCAAAATCTACCATTGTAGTAATTTGATATTCTTTGGATGGCATGATTAAAATTTCACTACCAGTTTCCTCATCAGAATACGAAATAACATCTGTAACCTCATAGACTTCTCTCAAAGCGTCTTGTTCTGTAAAACCAACTTTTTCAAGTGCTTCAACAAAAAACTTTGAAGATCCATCCATAATTGGTGGTTCAGATTCATTTAATTCAATTAGAATATTATCAATATCCAAGCCAACTAAAGCAGCCAATACATGCTCTGATGTTTGTATGGTTACCCCATTTTTTTCCAAACATGTACCACGTTGAGTATTGGTAACATAATTAGCATCTGCCTCAATTATAGGTTTCCCTTCTAAATCGACACGCTGAAAAGCATAGCCAGTATTTTCATTGGCAGGTTTAAAGGTTAAGGTTACATTTTTCCCTGTATGCAAGCCTACTCCTGTTAAGGAAGTTTCCTTTTTTATGGTTTTTTGCTTTATTTCAGTATTAACTATTCCCATTTATTTTTTTTTCTAAATCATTGATATCATTAATAATTTTTGGTAAATTTTTGAAATGTACATAAGATTTATTGAAGTCATTTAAAGCAATAGCTGGAGAGCCTTGCAACGTTTCATTATCTTTTACATTTCTAGCAATTCCAGACTGCGCTTGTATTTTTACATTATTACCAATAGTAACATGTCCAACAATTCCTACCTGACCACCAATCATACAATTCTCACCTACTTTTGCAGATCCTGCAACACCTGTTTGAGATGCTATTACGGTATTTTTTCCAATTTCTACATTATGGGCAATTTGGATATGGTTATCTAATTTAACACCACTTCTAATAATAGTGGAGCCCATGGTGGCTCTATCTATAGTTGTAGCAGCACCTATATCAACATAATCTTCAATAATTACATTACCTATTTGTGGAATTTTTTTGTATTCTCCATTCTCACTTGGAGCAAAACCAAATCCATCCGCCCCAATAATAACACCTGAATTAATAACACAATCACTACCTATTATGGTTTCAGAATAAATTTTAGCTCCTGAAAAAATAATGGTATTATCTCCAATGATAACATTATCACCTATATAAGCGTTTGGGAAAATCTTTACATTCCTGCCAATTTTTACATTTTCGGCTAAATACGTAAAAGCACCAATATAAACACCTTCACCATAGGTAGCCGTTTTAGAAATAAACGAAGGCTCTTCTATTCCAAATTTATTGAGTTTTACTAAGTTATAATATTCTAATAATTTAGAAAATGCCAAATAAGCATCGTCAACCTTTATTAGGGTTGTGTTGATTTTACTATCAGGTTTGAATTCTTTATTTACTATAGCAATAGAAGCCTTGGTAGAATATAAAAAGGAATTATACTTTGGGTTTGCTAAAAATGTTACAGACCCCTCTGAACCTTCTTCAATTTTTGATAACTTATATACTTCAATATCAGGGTTTCCCTCAATATCTCCATCTAAAATTCCTGCTATTTGTTGTGCTGTAAATTTCAAACTAAAAAAGGTTATTTTGTTTTAATCGATGCAAAAATAGGAAAAATGTACTTAAGTTTTTCATGTGCTAATGTTTATTCCTAGATGTTGATCAACAAATTATCTTAATCGATTATTATTAAACTGTTAAGAAAATGCGTCTATTGTTAGCCCTTGGGGTAACATATATAATACTTAGTCACTGGTTTTGAAAGTGTTTTAAGATTTAAATGGTCTGATGCTTTTACAATATCAACTATTTTACCAGATTTATATAAAATGTTTATATTTTGTTTTGTTGACTGGTACGCTTGATTTGATATACTTCCTGTAAAAACAAAATAAGAAGCTTCTTCCGTTGAAGTATTATGAGTTTTCTTAAAAGCTTTCAAATGTTTTTGCAAGGTTTCATCCTTTATTTTTTTATTTTTCATTTTAATTTTCAACAAATCCCTGTTGATAATCATGGCACATAAATTACTTAAAACAAAATCGTCATGATACTGCCAAGCTTTCATTGCTGAAATTACATCGTAATCATCTAATTGTGAAAACACATCTAAGGTTGTATCATTGAAATTATGGATTGAAATCTCATTATTTAAAAAATACTGAAGCGGTTTACTTGCTTGTAAATTACTTCCTGTACTGTTTAATTCTTTGGCTCTTTTTAAAACTCGAATTAATAACTGCTCTGCGGCTAACCCTGTTTTATGTAAATAAACTTGCCAATACATTAAACGTCTAGCAATAATGAATTTTTCAACGCTATAAACACCTTTTTCTTCAACGACTAAAGCATCGTTAACCACATTAAGCATGGTAATTAATCGTTCACTATTGATATTTCCTTCAGCAACGCCAGTATAAAAACTATCTCGCTTTAAATAATCAGCCCTATCCATGTCTAATTGACCAGAAATAAGTTGACACATAAATAGCCGAGGGTACTCTCCTTTAAAAATTTGAATAGCAAGCGTTAAACTTCCGTTAAATTCCTGGTTTAAACGCTCCATAAACAACAATGAAATATGTTCATGAGATACATTATTTACAATACTATGTTCCATGGCATGCGAGAAAGGTCCATGGCCAATATCATGTAGTAAAATAGCAACATAAAGAGCTTCTTCTTCTTCTTCTGATATTGTAACACCTTTAAAGCGAAGTACATTAACAACATTTTGCATTAAATGCACACAACCTATAGCGTGATGAAAACGCGTGTGATTTGCACCTGGATATACTAAGTGAGACATCCCCATTTGAGTGATTCGGCGTAGTCTTTGGAAATACTTATGTTGGATTAAATCAAAAATAAGCGAATTAGGGATGGTAATAAATCCGTAAATTGGGTCGTTTAATATTTTTAGCTTATTCAAACGTTATTTTTTAGCGTTAAATAGTTACAAATATAGGAAGTCCAATATTAGCTATAAATAAAAAAGACTTCAAATTGCAAAATGAATATAATAAGATTATAATTTTACAAAAATTTATAAAATGAATACAATAAAAATACTTTGGGTAGATGATGAAATTGATTTATTGAAACCTCATATTTTATTTCTTGAGAAAAAAAATTACGAAGTAACAAAGTGTAATAGCGGTACCGAAGCTATTGATATGTTAGACGATCATAAATTTGATATTGTTTTTTTAGATGAAAACATGCCTGGACTTACAGGCTTAGAAACCTTAAATGAAATTAAAGAAAAACAAGCCAATCTTCCAGTGGTAATGATTACCAAAAGTGAAGAAGAGTACATTATGGAAGAAGCTATTGGTAATAAAATAGCTGATTATTTAATAAAACCTGTTAATCCTAATCAGATATTATTAAGTATAAAAAAGAATTTAGACCATTCGAGATTGGTATCCGAAAAAACAACATCTAATTATCAGCAAGAATTTAGGAAAATAGCAATGGATTTGGCAATGGTTAATTCTTATGAAGAATGGGTGAACTTGTACCAAAAACTAATTTATTGGGAAATACAACTTGAAGATATTGAAGATGTTGGGATGTTTGAAATCTTAGAATCTCAAAAAGTAGAAGCGAATAGCCAGTTTGGAAAATATATTGAAAAAAATTATTTTAATTGGTTTGATAAAGATACGGACGCGCCAATTATGTCTCACACACTTTTTAAGGAAAAAATAGCACCCGAACTTAGTAAGGAACAACCTATACTTTTGGTGGTTATTGATAATTTACGCTACGACCAATGGAAGGTGTTTGAGCCAATTATTAATAATTACTATAAAAAAGACAGTGAAACTGGTTTTTTTAGCATTCTACCTACTGCGACACAATATGCAAGAAATGCTATTTTTTCAGGGCTTATGCCAAGTGAAATGGAAAAATTATTCCCTAAGTATTGGAAAAATGATACTGATGAAGGAGGAAAAAATCTTTATGAAGCTGAGTTTTTAGAAAGCCAGATGAAGCGCCTTAGTTTAAATCACTTAACATACGAATATCACAAAATAACCAATCTTAAAAGTGGAAAAAAATTAGCAGACAATTTCAACTCTTTAAAAGACAATGATTTGACTGTTGTAGTTTATAATTTTGTTGATATGCTATCCCATTCCAAAACTGAAATGGAAGTAGTTAAAGAATTAGCTTCAAATGACAAGGCTTATAGGTCTTTAGCTCTTAGCTGGTTTAAAAATTCTCCGCTGCTAGAAATGATTCATCAAGCACAAGCTTTAGGCTTTAAGTTGCTTTTAACAACCGACCATGGAACGATTAATGTTAAAAACCCATCAAAAGTTGTTGGAGATAGAGATACAAGTTTAAACCTTCGTTACAAAACAGGTAGAAGTTTAACTTATGATAATAAAGATGTGTTAGTCGCTAAAGATCCAAAAGAAATTCACCTTCCTTCCATTACTATGAGTAGTTCATTCATTTTTGCTAAAAGCGATTTGTTTTTTGCTTATCCAAACAATTACAACCACTATGTCAGTTATTTTAGAAACACGTATCAGCATGGTGGTGTGTCCCTTGAAGAAATGATTATTCCATTTGTTGTATTTAATCCTAAATAATCCGTGTAATGCATAAATAATCGATTAAATACATCGTGTATTAGCTTAATTCAAATTTTATTATTAATATTGCTTTAAAATGTTTGCCATTGGAAATAGTATATAATATTGATGATGTCAATGAAGTTGCTAAACAATTAGTTAGCAATCTAAAAACAAAAACAATAGTGATTTATGGTGAAATGGGAGCTGGTAAGACAACCCTTATAAAAGCTATTGTTAAAATATTGAATAGTACTGATGAAGTTAGTAGTCCTACTTTTTCAATAGTAAATGAATACAGTACAAATGAAACGTTAATATATCATTTTGATTTATATAGAATTAATGATTTAGAAGAAGCCTATAACTTTGGTATTGAAGAATATATTTATTCAGACAATTGGTCAATTATTGAATGGCCTCAAATAATTGAAGATATTTTACCAGAGCATTTTGATAGAGTTGAATTAACAATAAATCTTAATAATTCTAGAACATTAAAATTGATTTAAAGAACAATATAACAGATAAATAGAGATATAAAAATTTAAGTAAAATAACATAAATAACGCCATAATTTTAAAGAGTTACGGATAAACCGCAGCATAAAAATAAAAAAACTATGTTTTTAACATTTTTTTAACGTTTGTCCAATTTCATCAAGAAACTCATTCTATACTTTTGAGGTAATTAATTAATTTAAATCCCTTAAAAAAATGAGAGCAAAAAAATTAGTAGTAGCAGTAGCTATTTTCGGTGGTGTTTTATTTATGGCACAAGCAGTAAATGCATACAACCTAGATGGAACAACAACAGTCAAAGTTGACAAAAGAAAAGTTAAAAAATAAGAATTTAGTAATTGGTAGTATAATTGCTACTCTAATTGCTATAAGTCCTTATTTATTTTACTTACATGAAAGTGTGCCTGATGTTAAAGTTTGGCACACTTTTTTATTTACCTATAACGCAGGACATTATGACAGTGCTTCTATAGCTATTTGGGTGTTATTAGGGAAACTTATTCCATTATATTTATTATTCATTTGGTTTTTTACTTGCAGGCATTGGTGGTATCATGTTTTAATTGTACCTATTTCAATGTATGCCTACCAAACCTTTGATGTATTAAATAAAGATATAATCTTTTTTGATGCCAATCAATTAATATATTTATTTCCAATTATGGCTGTTGTTATTCCTTCAATTTATTTAATAAGAGCGCGGATATTTAATAAAATTAATGAAACAACCAAAACAATGCAAGAGTTGGAAGATGAACTGAAAGTGTCTCCAAAAAGTTTTTGGGAAAAAATGCGACAATATTTTTAGTGATTATTTTTTTTACTGCCCAACCTATTTCGTTCTTCTAAATCAATTTCTTTTTGATTGTTTTTTAAATGAGTATTACCAAATTTATAATTAAATCCAAACATAACGAGTCTATTTTCTATTCTAGATTTAAGTAAAATATCCTGATTCAAATATTTAGTGGTTTGATTATAATTTTTAGTGTTAAAAATGTCAGACACCCCTAAACTTATTGATGCTCTGTTTTTCCATAGTGATTTCCTTAAATTAATATCTAAGCCCAACCTATCACTTATAATAGAGGGACCGTCAGCATATGGCGAAATATATAATAATGAAACATCAGCCGTTAAGCTATTATCTTTTAAAAAAGAAAAGTAATTACCAATTTCAAAATATACAGACCATTTATTTTTAGATTCCAATGT is a window from the Pseudalgibacter alginicilyticus genome containing:
- the tsaE gene encoding tRNA (adenosine(37)-N6)-threonylcarbamoyltransferase complex ATPase subunit type 1 TsaE; its protein translation is MEIVYNIDDVNEVAKQLVSNLKTKTIVIYGEMGAGKTTLIKAIVKILNSTDEVSSPTFSIVNEYSTNETLIYHFDLYRINDLEEAYNFGIEEYIYSDNWSIIEWPQIIEDILPEHFDRVELTINLNNSRTLKLI